One Leopardus geoffroyi isolate Oge1 chromosome C1, O.geoffroyi_Oge1_pat1.0, whole genome shotgun sequence DNA segment encodes these proteins:
- the LOC123598207 gene encoding thioredoxin-like, giving the protein MVLTAACQTPTAKMVKQIESKYAFQEDLNSAGEKLVVVDFSAMWCGPCKTIKPFFPSFSDKYSNMVFLEADVDDCWDVASEREVKCMPTFQFFKKGQKVGELSGASKEKLEATINELI; this is encoded by the coding sequence ATGGTTCTTACAGCTGCTTGTCAGACCCCAACCGCCAAAATGGTGAAGCAGATTGAGAGCAAGTATGCTTTTCAGGAAGACTTGAACAGTGCAGGGGAAAAACTTGTAGTAGTTGACTTTTCAGCCATGTGGTGTGGGCCTTGCAAAACGATTaagcctttctttccttccttctctgacaAGTATTCCAACATGGTGTTCCTTGAAGCAGATGTGGATGACTGTTGGGATGTTGCTTCAGAGCGTGAAGTCAAATGCATGCCAAccttccagttttttaaaaaaggacaaaaggtgGGTGAACTTTCTGGAGCTAGTAAGGAAAAACTTGAAGCTACCATTAATGAATTAATCTAA